One window of Fodinicurvata sediminis DSM 21159 genomic DNA carries:
- a CDS encoding SixA phosphatase family protein has protein sequence MKQLLVLRHAKSSWDNPELGDIERPLTKRGRRNAHAMGRALHERGLAADRVYCSDAQRTRETWSLLAPEWFGDKTIPFTVTRALYMASADALLQFCKAADEQAQRVMLIGHNPGLHELCLRLCSTAQQPEDITHLSRKLPTAAFVLLSFPETPWSLLQEGTGRLELFLKPRDVQD, from the coding sequence TTGAAGCAGCTCCTCGTTCTTCGGCATGCCAAGTCAAGTTGGGACAACCCCGAACTGGGCGATATCGAGCGTCCATTGACCAAGCGCGGCCGCCGGAACGCGCACGCCATGGGCCGCGCCTTGCATGAGCGTGGCCTCGCGGCTGACCGGGTTTATTGCTCCGATGCCCAACGCACGCGCGAAACCTGGTCCTTGCTGGCACCGGAATGGTTCGGAGACAAGACCATTCCGTTCACGGTCACCAGAGCCCTCTACATGGCATCCGCCGACGCATTGCTACAGTTCTGCAAGGCAGCGGATGAACAGGCGCAGCGCGTGATGCTGATCGGGCACAATCCTGGACTCCATGAGCTCTGCCTCAGACTTTGCAGCACGGCACAGCAGCCGGAGGATATCACGCATCTGTCCCGCAAGCTGCCAACCGCTGCCTTTGTGCTGCTAAGCTTTCCGGAAACCCCGTGGTCCCTGCTGCAGGAAGGAACGGGCCGCCTGGAATTGTTCCTCAAGCCGCGCGATGTTCAGGACTAA
- a CDS encoding CYTH and CHAD domain-containing protein codes for MPLERELKLRLTPDAVRRLRQHPAIAEKVRGRALSERLANSYFDSPEGRLRELSAALRIRRSGTERRQTLKILKSEYAHLLGSKGRTKDKAGDGPLHSYLEFEGLIEGDQPELGRIDDSGLRSALEGEGLFARLEPIFTTDFHRYSRLLVEGESEIELSIDEGEIRSADQVDSLCEAELELKSGRVSDLLTLALQLAEIEPFSLETRTKAQRGYALAQTGNSLKPDFGSKPALNKKATVREAFEQLAGAGMSHLLGNVAAVLEKGSPQALHQLRVSVRRLRALFKIHEPLLPAGTYSWFAGELRWLQQELGPAREWDVFMDETLTSLRKRVPREAMDGLGRLRNQAQRRRTRAYSRARGSLQDSRFLILILQLQLFLESGDWATGDSQMKVRTFSKDVLDKRLKKLRKLARNHAAMKEEDLHEIRIAGKKLRYAIEFYRSLYPRKQVKAYSSCLVSLQDSLGTLNDAVTGRRLLGELETSGHAPSYAGGLVQGWQAGLIERDLQDFVTIWKQLEKQSPFWRL; via the coding sequence ATGCCTCTGGAACGCGAACTCAAACTGCGCCTTACGCCTGATGCAGTGCGGCGGTTGAGGCAACATCCTGCCATTGCCGAGAAGGTTCGTGGAAGAGCACTCAGCGAGCGTTTGGCCAACAGTTATTTTGACAGTCCGGAAGGCCGTTTAAGGGAACTCTCAGCTGCTTTGCGTATCCGCCGCAGTGGCACAGAACGACGGCAGACACTCAAGATCCTGAAATCGGAGTATGCCCATCTTCTTGGCAGCAAGGGGAGGACCAAGGATAAGGCAGGGGACGGCCCCCTGCATAGTTACCTGGAATTCGAGGGGCTGATCGAAGGAGACCAGCCCGAGCTTGGGCGTATCGACGATTCCGGCTTGCGGAGTGCTCTCGAGGGCGAAGGGCTCTTCGCGAGGCTGGAGCCAATTTTCACAACCGATTTCCATCGCTACAGCCGCTTGCTGGTAGAGGGTGAAAGTGAGATCGAACTCTCAATTGACGAGGGTGAGATCAGAAGCGCAGACCAAGTTGACTCCCTTTGCGAGGCCGAACTGGAGCTTAAATCAGGTCGGGTTTCAGACCTCCTGACATTGGCGCTTCAACTGGCAGAGATCGAACCCTTCTCTCTGGAAACACGTACCAAGGCCCAACGCGGATACGCTCTCGCCCAGACGGGTAACAGCTTGAAACCTGATTTCGGCAGTAAACCTGCCCTGAACAAGAAAGCTACCGTGCGCGAAGCCTTCGAACAGCTCGCCGGGGCGGGGATGTCCCACTTGCTGGGCAATGTGGCGGCCGTGTTGGAGAAGGGCAGCCCCCAGGCCCTGCATCAGCTGCGTGTCTCCGTTCGTCGCTTGCGTGCTCTCTTCAAGATCCATGAACCCTTGTTGCCTGCCGGGACCTATAGCTGGTTTGCGGGTGAATTGCGCTGGTTACAGCAGGAACTGGGACCAGCACGCGAATGGGATGTCTTCATGGACGAAACGCTGACTTCGCTGCGGAAAAGGGTGCCACGGGAAGCGATGGATGGACTGGGCCGATTGCGCAACCAGGCACAACGGCGCCGGACCAGGGCCTACAGCCGAGCTCGAGGCAGTTTGCAGGACTCGCGTTTCCTGATCTTGATCCTGCAGCTCCAGCTGTTTCTGGAAAGCGGGGATTGGGCGACTGGCGATAGCCAGATGAAGGTCCGGACTTTCAGCAAGGATGTGTTGGACAAGCGTCTCAAGAAGTTGCGCAAGCTTGCCCGGAACCATGCAGCCATGAAGGAGGAAGATCTTCACGAGATTCGCATTGCCGGGAAGAAGCTGCGTTATGCGATCGAGTTCTATCGCTCGCTCTATCCGCGTAAGCAGGTAAAGGCCTATTCGTCTTGTCTTGTGTCCTTGCAGGACAGTCTTGGAACGCTCAATGATGCTGTGACAGGTCGAAGGCTACTCGGTGAGCTGGAAACATCAGGACATGCGCCTTCCTATGCTGGTGGTCTCGTACAGGGCTGGCAGGCCGGGCTGATTGAACGTGATCTGCAGGACTTCGTGACGATCTGGAAGCAGTTGGAAAAGCAATCCCCCTTCTGGAGGTTGTGA
- the mnmA gene encoding tRNA 2-thiouridine(34) synthase MnmA, translating into MNSLGFDKAPGDTRIVVAMSGGVDSSVTAALLHEAGYEVIGITLQLYDHGMAVERKGACCAGQDIYDARQVADSLGIPHYVLDYESRFRESVIDEFADSYLNGETPIPCVRCNQTVKFRDLLQTASDLGADALATGHYVQRKEGKDGAEMHRAVDHSRDQSYFLFATTQEQLDFLRFPLGDLPKSETRALAERFSLPVAEKPDSQDICFVPNGSYAQVVEKLRPGSVESGEIVDLDGRVLGQHNGIIHYTVGQRRGLGIGGLEGPLFVVRLEPETHRVVVGPKAALARDLVHLREANWLGSVPSDTEGMRVEVKLRSAQEAVPGRVRVTAAGDGKRCEVWLDSPQYGVSPGQAAVFYQGDRVLGGGWIEAAELRNLEAARQVA; encoded by the coding sequence ATGAATTCACTGGGTTTCGACAAGGCTCCGGGCGACACACGGATCGTGGTCGCCATGTCTGGTGGTGTTGACAGTTCCGTAACCGCGGCGCTTCTGCACGAGGCGGGGTATGAGGTCATTGGCATCACGCTGCAGCTCTATGACCATGGAATGGCCGTGGAGCGGAAGGGGGCCTGCTGTGCAGGTCAGGATATCTATGACGCACGGCAGGTCGCCGACAGTCTGGGAATCCCGCACTATGTGCTGGATTACGAAAGCCGCTTTCGTGAATCGGTCATCGACGAGTTTGCCGATAGCTACCTGAACGGGGAAACGCCGATCCCTTGCGTGCGGTGTAACCAGACCGTGAAGTTCCGTGACCTGCTACAGACTGCCAGCGACCTGGGCGCCGATGCCCTGGCCACGGGCCACTACGTGCAGCGCAAGGAAGGCAAGGACGGGGCCGAGATGCACCGCGCTGTCGACCACAGCCGGGACCAGAGTTATTTCCTCTTTGCCACCACGCAGGAGCAGCTTGATTTCCTGCGCTTCCCGCTGGGCGATCTTCCGAAGAGCGAGACCCGCGCATTGGCCGAGCGCTTTTCGCTGCCTGTTGCGGAAAAGCCGGACAGCCAGGATATCTGTTTCGTGCCCAATGGCTCCTATGCACAGGTGGTGGAAAAGCTGCGCCCCGGTTCTGTGGAATCGGGCGAGATCGTGGATTTGGATGGCCGTGTCCTTGGGCAGCACAATGGCATCATCCACTACACCGTGGGACAGCGGCGTGGCCTCGGGATAGGCGGTCTTGAGGGGCCACTCTTTGTCGTGCGCCTGGAGCCCGAGACACATCGCGTCGTCGTGGGGCCGAAGGCTGCGCTGGCGCGAGACCTGGTACATCTACGCGAAGCCAACTGGCTGGGGTCCGTGCCATCCGACACAGAGGGCATGCGCGTGGAAGTCAAGCTGCGTTCGGCCCAGGAAGCCGTTCCGGGCCGTGTCCGCGTGACAGCTGCAGGTGACGGGAAGCGTTGCGAGGTCTGGCTCGACAGCCCACAGTACGGTGTTTCACCTGGACAGGCTGCGGTCTTCTATCAGGGAGATCGGGTTCTGGGCGGCGGCTGGATCGAAGCTGCGGAACTGCGCAACCTGGAAGCTGCACGTCAGGTTGCCTGA
- a CDS encoding MotA/TolQ/ExbB proton channel family protein, which yields MDGDNYVQTDALPMPDPETGRLLMEEEGSFLSSFTELGEILSAGGPVVAILLVLSVVAFSVILLKFYQFQRLHLSRTRPLDDALNQYLNGNTAAAMRLLDASRHPAAAPLQAAIRGMNRADLSQQLIREEVERIAGEKLNALRAHLRILEVTGSLSPLLGLFGTVLGMIASFQQLELAGNQVNPSVLSGGIWEALLTTAVGLAVAIPAILALSWFERRVDHCTHVIESSVTRVFTSAFYSVESSHESRQFHDVSRARLQPAE from the coding sequence ATGGACGGCGACAATTACGTTCAGACAGACGCACTTCCAATGCCAGACCCGGAAACAGGGCGTCTGCTGATGGAAGAAGAGGGCAGCTTTCTCTCTTCCTTCACTGAGCTTGGAGAAATCCTGAGTGCCGGCGGACCTGTTGTCGCAATTTTGCTCGTCCTCTCGGTCGTGGCATTCAGTGTCATTCTGCTGAAGTTCTATCAATTCCAGCGGCTGCACCTCTCTCGCACACGTCCCCTGGATGATGCGCTCAATCAATACCTTAACGGCAATACCGCTGCTGCAATGCGCCTGCTGGATGCCTCCAGGCACCCGGCTGCAGCTCCCCTGCAAGCCGCCATCCGCGGCATGAACCGCGCCGACCTTTCACAACAGCTCATCCGTGAGGAAGTGGAACGTATCGCTGGCGAAAAGCTGAACGCACTGCGCGCACATCTACGCATCCTCGAGGTGACCGGCAGTCTCAGTCCCCTGCTCGGTCTCTTCGGTACAGTGCTGGGCATGATCGCCTCCTTCCAGCAACTGGAACTGGCCGGAAACCAGGTGAATCCCTCGGTCCTTTCAGGCGGCATCTGGGAGGCCCTGCTGACCACAGCTGTGGGCCTGGCCGTTGCGATTCCTGCCATTCTCGCACTCAGCTGGTTCGAGCGCCGGGTCGATCACTGCACCCATGTCATCGAAAGCAGTGTCACCCGCGTATTCACCAGCGCCTTCTATTCAGTCGAAAGCAGTCATGAGTCCAGACAGTTCCACGATGTCTCCCGGGCGAGGCTTCAGCCTGCGGAATAA
- a CDS encoding ExbD/TolR family protein, translated as MSPGRGFSLRNKTEKRSAVRLVRLTPLIDIVFILLVFFMLASSFMDWRSIALGTPSAQSAAGNSMEGAMLLRVHEDGQVDLSGRRMSVEELGAALSADLQQDPDRRILVRPMRQVPLQQTVRVLDEISAAGGHNIALSER; from the coding sequence ATGTCTCCCGGGCGAGGCTTCAGCCTGCGGAATAAGACAGAGAAAAGGTCAGCTGTCCGACTGGTACGCCTGACCCCTCTGATCGATATCGTCTTCATCCTCCTGGTTTTCTTCATGCTGGCCTCCAGTTTCATGGATTGGCGCAGTATCGCCCTGGGCACGCCATCCGCTCAGAGCGCGGCCGGCAACAGCATGGAAGGTGCCATGCTGTTGCGCGTGCATGAGGACGGCCAGGTGGACCTTTCAGGGCGCCGCATGTCCGTGGAAGAGCTTGGCGCGGCCCTCAGTGCAGATCTGCAACAGGACCCTGATCGGCGCATCCTGGTGCGCCCCATGCGCCAGGTCCCTCTGCAGCAGACCGTGCGGGTCCTGGACGAGATCTCGGCTGCGGGGGGCCACAACATAGCCCTGTCGGAACGATAG
- a CDS encoding ExbD/TolR family protein: protein MRISSPRPRSIDSEAGVLPLINIVFLLLIFFMLAGQLSASDPLAVEPPESLSESLPKDQTLTLFISEDGQMVIEDTEVALEQLEEEISARLSRKVAADLEVKADNSLDSARLVQVMSRLRQAGVEQVTLLTNSRR, encoded by the coding sequence ATGCGCATCTCCTCACCCAGACCTCGCAGCATCGACAGTGAAGCCGGCGTCCTGCCGCTGATCAACATTGTCTTCCTGCTGCTGATCTTCTTCATGCTGGCCGGACAGCTGTCGGCAAGTGATCCACTGGCTGTCGAACCGCCCGAAAGTCTCAGTGAATCGCTTCCCAAGGATCAGACCCTGACACTCTTTATTTCGGAAGATGGCCAAATGGTCATCGAGGATACCGAGGTCGCACTGGAACAGCTGGAGGAAGAAATCTCTGCCCGCCTTTCGCGGAAGGTGGCAGCCGATCTGGAAGTGAAAGCAGACAACAGCCTTGATTCGGCCCGGCTGGTCCAGGTCATGAGTCGCCTTCGGCAGGCCGGGGTTGAGCAGGTTACGCTTCTAACGAACAGCAGGCGCTGA
- a CDS encoding energy transducer TonB family protein, whose amino-acid sequence MQIKPRHWVLALALALALHLAFFLLSGLQQDNQTSLAGGGTQISLDLAGDGQTAAENIQEAAVQSTNNAVTPENTTEASEAVPEDVQVEEDNPEAMAEASDVTESQSETPPPEEVQTSAPPEETLQQAQAQEEAITATPEEQAEVSEPREIAEAAEVAEAAAEAADVSDTVAATEQETRTASEPETATAQAVSSEQEQEAQEDRPEEPVARSRPEQPPPRKPQDQQMARKPTREERNDPPATEPESSTEESQDTEGAQEEEQAALGNSGAGASETSSTGQTENPGTGDARTADALQRYLGELGLWLERHKDYPRAARQRRQEGTAILRFVINQVGRVLEYSIEQSAGHSLLDREVEAMIERAQPLPEPPDEIDRERMEFRVPLAFKLR is encoded by the coding sequence ATGCAGATAAAGCCGCGCCATTGGGTTCTGGCCCTGGCACTTGCCCTTGCGCTTCACCTCGCATTCTTCCTGCTCTCAGGTCTGCAGCAGGATAACCAGACCAGTCTCGCCGGCGGTGGGACGCAAATCTCGCTTGATCTTGCCGGAGACGGCCAGACCGCCGCAGAGAACATTCAGGAAGCCGCGGTCCAATCCACCAACAACGCCGTCACACCAGAGAACACCACCGAGGCAAGTGAAGCCGTCCCGGAAGACGTTCAGGTTGAGGAAGACAACCCGGAAGCCATGGCTGAGGCAAGTGACGTCACGGAATCTCAATCCGAGACCCCGCCCCCAGAGGAAGTCCAGACGTCCGCGCCTCCCGAAGAAACGCTACAACAGGCGCAAGCTCAGGAGGAGGCTATAACGGCCACGCCTGAAGAGCAGGCGGAAGTTAGCGAACCTAGAGAAATCGCAGAGGCAGCCGAAGTCGCAGAGGCGGCTGCAGAGGCAGCCGACGTAAGTGATACAGTTGCAGCCACAGAGCAGGAAACGCGCACTGCCAGTGAGCCGGAGACCGCGACAGCGCAGGCCGTCTCCAGCGAACAGGAGCAAGAGGCGCAAGAGGACAGACCTGAGGAACCTGTTGCGAGAAGCCGCCCTGAACAGCCGCCCCCTCGGAAGCCTCAAGACCAGCAAATGGCCCGCAAGCCAACCCGGGAGGAACGCAATGACCCTCCCGCAACAGAACCGGAATCCTCGACTGAAGAGAGCCAGGATACCGAAGGCGCCCAGGAAGAAGAGCAGGCCGCCTTGGGGAACAGTGGTGCCGGCGCATCTGAAACAAGCTCAACCGGACAGACAGAGAACCCGGGAACAGGAGACGCCAGAACCGCCGATGCGCTGCAACGATATCTCGGCGAACTCGGCCTCTGGCTCGAGCGTCACAAGGACTACCCGCGCGCCGCGCGTCAACGGCGTCAGGAAGGCACGGCCATCCTGCGCTTCGTGATCAATCAGGTAGGCCGCGTACTGGAATATTCGATAGAGCAGAGCGCGGGCCACAGCCTTCTGGACCGTGAAGTTGAGGCCATGATCGAGCGGGCACAGCCATTGCCGGAGCCGCCCGATGAAATCGACCGGGAGCGTATGGAATTTCGTGTGCCGCTGGCCTTCAAACTGCGGTGA
- a CDS encoding alpha/beta fold hydrolase, translating to MTDRTPLALLPGLLLDADLWRHQIQELADLADIRVADFSTQDNVSDMAKSVLEMMPQRFALAGLSMGGYVAQEVMRQAPDRVERLALMDTRACLDEEEVISRRKGLMELARKGRFKGVTPRLLPMLVHEDRLEDKDLCDRILAMAENIGRDGFIRQQQAILNRPDFRPDLARITCRTLVLCGREDQLTPVEAHREMAAGIADSRLVILDHCGHLPPMEKPQETTAELRRWLTERD from the coding sequence ATGACAGACAGAACGCCACTTGCCTTGTTGCCCGGCCTTTTGCTGGACGCCGACCTCTGGCGCCACCAGATTCAGGAATTGGCGGATCTTGCCGATATCAGGGTGGCGGACTTCAGTACCCAGGATAATGTCTCCGACATGGCCAAATCGGTCCTGGAGATGATGCCGCAACGCTTTGCGCTCGCCGGGTTGTCGATGGGGGGATATGTCGCACAGGAAGTGATGCGCCAAGCCCCTGATCGCGTTGAACGCCTGGCGCTCATGGATACGCGTGCCTGTCTGGACGAAGAAGAAGTGATCTCGCGTCGCAAGGGCTTAATGGAACTGGCGCGCAAGGGCCGTTTCAAGGGTGTGACACCGCGGCTTCTGCCCATGCTGGTTCACGAGGATCGCCTTGAAGACAAGGATCTCTGCGATCGGATCCTGGCCATGGCCGAGAACATTGGCCGTGATGGGTTCATTCGTCAGCAGCAGGCCATTCTCAATCGCCCGGATTTCCGGCCTGACCTGGCCCGGATTACCTGCCGGACCCTGGTGCTCTGTGGTCGTGAGGATCAGTTGACCCCTGTTGAAGCGCACCGCGAGATGGCCGCCGGTATCGCGGACTCACGCTTGGTGATCCTCGACCACTGTGGCCATCTGCCACCGATGGAAAAGCCGCAAGAAACCACGGCCGAGCTGCGTCGTTGGCTGACAGAAAGGGACTGA
- a CDS encoding hydrolase: protein MVVDVQDRLAPAIADSQAVQDVTKTLLRAAAELSVPSIFTEQYPKGLGPTVEPVHQAATNAYVVSKMTFSAARETTFMDVLADLQCRQVLICGMETHVCVLQTALDLSVLGYEVYLVADACGSRDPMQRELGLTRMRQEGIRLVTKEMVLFEWLERAGTEDFRSLLKMIK from the coding sequence GTGGTGGTGGATGTCCAGGACCGTCTGGCGCCAGCCATAGCAGACAGCCAGGCCGTTCAGGATGTGACGAAGACGTTGCTGCGCGCTGCAGCAGAATTGTCCGTACCGAGCATCTTCACCGAACAATATCCCAAGGGGCTAGGGCCGACAGTTGAGCCAGTGCATCAGGCTGCAACGAACGCGTACGTGGTTAGCAAGATGACGTTTAGCGCCGCGCGTGAAACCACTTTCATGGATGTCCTGGCAGACTTGCAGTGTAGGCAAGTGCTGATCTGCGGCATGGAGACGCATGTCTGTGTTCTGCAGACTGCACTGGACTTGAGCGTCCTGGGTTATGAAGTTTACCTGGTTGCCGATGCCTGCGGCTCTCGCGATCCTATGCAAAGGGAACTCGGGCTGACACGTATGCGCCAGGAAGGCATACGGCTTGTGACAAAGGAAATGGTGCTGTTCGAGTGGCTCGAACGTGCCGGAACAGAAGACTTTCGCTCACTGCTCAAGATGATCAAATGA
- a CDS encoding DEAD/DEAH box helicase: MSFEQLGLSSETLQAIKDAGYDQPTPIQEKAIPYVLMGRDIMGVAQTGTGKTAGFTLPMIDILSSGRAKTRMPRSIILEPTRELASQVADSFEKYGKNSKLSMALLIGGESMKDQQNLLQRGVDVLIATPGRLLDLFDRGQILLADTKLLVIDEADRMLDMGFIPDVEKLVGLLPPLRQTLFFSATMAPEIRKLSEKFLNNPKEISVAPPPSAAALVTQRLLPCEAEPKKKRAALRELLKQEADEMQSALIFSNRKRDVATLQRSLERHGLNAKALHGDMAQPARMETLNAFKNGEIQILVCSDVAARGLDIPAVSHVFNFDVPTHAEDYVHRIGRTGRAGRSGKAYTLFLPSEKKYLDAVQKLIGFEIQKTSLSGEAPSSEKAKEEAQPEAAKTRRSSQRKTSQAKSRKPSGGKVQDDASKPQAEDKAAEVEAVEDKPVEEEAEKSAKSGKKPAAQKTSSRRSKSRKKEPELLENDESTSPFGEHTPAFLLRPVPQTASA; encoded by the coding sequence ATGTCATTTGAACAGCTTGGACTGAGTTCCGAGACACTCCAGGCCATAAAGGACGCCGGCTACGATCAGCCGACTCCCATCCAGGAGAAAGCCATTCCCTACGTCCTCATGGGACGCGACATCATGGGCGTTGCCCAGACGGGCACCGGCAAGACGGCCGGGTTCACCCTGCCCATGATCGATATTCTGAGCAGCGGCCGGGCGAAGACCCGCATGCCGCGCTCCATCATCCTTGAGCCGACACGGGAACTCGCATCCCAGGTGGCCGACAGCTTCGAAAAGTATGGCAAGAATTCCAAGCTGAGCATGGCGCTGCTGATCGGCGGCGAATCCATGAAGGACCAGCAGAACCTGCTGCAACGCGGCGTCGACGTGCTGATTGCCACGCCTGGGCGGCTGCTGGATCTCTTCGATCGTGGCCAGATCCTGCTGGCGGACACCAAGCTTCTCGTCATCGACGAAGCCGACCGCATGCTGGACATGGGTTTCATCCCGGATGTCGAAAAACTGGTCGGGCTGCTGCCACCGCTGCGCCAGACCCTGTTCTTTTCGGCCACCATGGCCCCGGAAATTCGCAAGCTTTCCGAAAAGTTCCTGAACAACCCCAAGGAAATCAGCGTTGCACCTCCGCCTTCGGCGGCGGCCCTGGTGACCCAGCGCCTGCTGCCCTGCGAGGCCGAACCAAAGAAGAAGCGTGCCGCCCTGCGTGAGCTCCTGAAACAGGAAGCTGACGAGATGCAGAGCGCGCTGATCTTCTCGAACCGCAAGCGCGACGTCGCAACACTCCAGCGTTCGCTCGAGCGGCATGGCCTCAATGCCAAGGCGCTCCACGGCGACATGGCCCAACCGGCACGCATGGAAACCCTCAATGCGTTCAAGAATGGCGAGATACAGATACTCGTCTGTTCCGACGTTGCCGCCCGCGGGCTCGACATACCGGCCGTGAGTCACGTCTTCAATTTCGACGTCCCGACCCATGCAGAGGACTATGTGCATCGAATCGGACGCACAGGACGCGCCGGCCGCAGTGGCAAGGCCTATACCCTTTTCCTGCCGAGCGAGAAGAAGTACCTGGATGCCGTCCAAAAACTGATCGGCTTCGAGATCCAGAAGACCTCCCTTTCAGGCGAAGCACCCTCCAGTGAGAAAGCCAAGGAGGAAGCTCAGCCAGAGGCTGCAAAAACCCGCAGGTCAAGCCAGCGCAAGACATCACAGGCCAAGTCTCGAAAGCCCTCTGGCGGCAAGGTGCAGGACGACGCATCCAAGCCGCAGGCTGAGGACAAAGCAGCGGAAGTCGAAGCGGTTGAAGACAAACCTGTTGAAGAGGAAGCGGAAAAGTCCGCAAAGAGCGGCAAGAAGCCGGCAGCCCAGAAAACCTCTTCGCGTCGAAGCAAGTCGCGCAAGAAGGAACCGGAGCTTCTTGAAAACGACGAGAGCACATCGCCTTTCGGCGAGCACACGCCGGCATTCCTGCTGCGCCCCGTACCCCAGACGGCCAGCGCCTGA
- a CDS encoding Lrp/AsnC ligand binding domain-containing protein has protein sequence MKTIFVQIKCELGQAYKVADELVQDLEQVSEVHSTSGQYDLMVKCYLDDDTDIGHFVTESIQTLPGIKDTFTLIAFKAFG, from the coding sequence ATGAAAACGATATTCGTCCAGATCAAGTGTGAACTTGGCCAAGCTTACAAGGTTGCCGACGAGCTTGTTCAGGATCTTGAGCAGGTTTCGGAAGTCCACTCGACATCCGGGCAGTATGACCTGATGGTGAAATGCTACCTGGATGACGATACCGACATCGGGCACTTCGTGACCGAATCGATCCAGACCCTGCCCGGAATCAAGGACACCTTTACGCTGATTGCTTTCAAGGCCTTTGGCTGA
- a CDS encoding MFS transporter, producing MRLHVNFRLAFPYAALQAAIFFTLGIYLPFWPLWLEGRGLGATEIATLLAASAWLRILATPAFGLVADRWSYGHFLPHLLAAGALCTFGLFHYLHGFWVLLPVQVLAICLFHPLIPLSDSRSMAAVRAHGLDYGRIRLWGSLAFILASSAGGWLIAENASDIILLLIMIGLGLCLVTAGLLPSGRTERRNFEIGGLRSLMGNWQFMAFLVAAALLQSSHALYYGFGSIYWRSTGFDEITIGIFWAIGVIAEIAFFAYGAFFLKRFGTKGLLLLAGLAGCIRWSLTPILPFAETTLLLQCLHALTYAAAHLGAMHFISAHTPVSLAATAQTLYAALTGGLAMGGMLFLAGPLYAALHGQAYFIMSLLSLAGVIVVIALPASNDHKEAP from the coding sequence GTGCGCCTTCACGTAAACTTCAGACTGGCTTTTCCCTACGCTGCCCTTCAGGCCGCCATCTTCTTTACACTTGGTATCTACCTGCCCTTCTGGCCCCTCTGGCTTGAGGGGCGCGGCCTTGGCGCCACCGAAATCGCGACTCTGCTTGCCGCTTCGGCCTGGCTGAGAATCCTGGCAACCCCGGCTTTCGGCCTGGTGGCAGACCGCTGGTCCTACGGCCACTTCCTGCCGCACCTCCTTGCCGCAGGTGCACTCTGCACATTTGGCCTGTTCCACTATCTACATGGATTCTGGGTCCTGCTGCCGGTCCAGGTGCTTGCCATCTGCCTCTTTCACCCTCTCATCCCCCTAAGCGACAGTCGCAGCATGGCGGCGGTGCGCGCGCACGGCCTGGATTACGGCCGCATCAGGCTATGGGGATCGCTCGCCTTCATACTGGCGTCATCGGCCGGCGGCTGGCTGATCGCAGAAAATGCATCGGACATTATACTTCTGCTCATCATGATTGGCCTGGGTCTCTGCCTGGTGACCGCCGGACTTCTGCCTTCCGGCAGAACGGAGCGCCGGAACTTCGAGATAGGTGGCCTGCGCAGTCTCATGGGAAACTGGCAGTTCATGGCATTCCTGGTTGCAGCAGCCCTGCTGCAATCAAGTCACGCCCTCTATTACGGATTCGGCAGCATCTATTGGCGCAGCACAGGATTCGACGAGATTACAATCGGGATATTCTGGGCCATCGGCGTTATCGCCGAGATTGCCTTCTTCGCCTATGGTGCATTCTTCCTGAAGCGCTTCGGAACGAAAGGTTTGCTCCTGCTGGCCGGACTGGCCGGCTGCATACGCTGGTCCCTGACGCCAATCCTGCCTTTTGCCGAGACAACCCTGCTTCTGCAGTGCCTGCACGCCTTGACCTACGCAGCCGCGCACCTTGGCGCGATGCATTTCATCTCGGCGCATACGCCAGTCTCACTTGCCGCCACGGCGCAGACACTCTACGCCGCATTGACCGGTGGCCTGGCCATGGGCGGCATGCTGTTCCTGGCAGGACCGCTCTATGCCGCACTGCACGGACAGGCCTATTTCATAATGAGCCTGTTGAGCCTTGCCGGTGTCATCGTGGTGATTGCCTTGCCGGCTTCAAACGATCATAAAGAGGCCCCATGA